The window TAGAAAAATGcttaacttttatttatgtttacaacAGATTGTAAAGTATCTGTAGATTCTATAAGAACATAAAGTTTTATGATGCAGACATACTGAACATTTTTTCTTAAGTTGATTAGCTGGAAAATCATAAAacttgattaaaaaaataatatatatttgaggtaaattatgaaatttatagAAGATGGATTGAGGTGTTTTGTGATTAAGTCACTAGTATGCACTGTGATGTTTCCTTCTTATATTGTTAGTTGCATCTACAATAGATTAAGAAACTTCCCCAGTATATATGACAAGGTTTCATTGGTAATCCAAAAGcaatataaaaacatgtatatgtaCTAGCAGAGGcatgtaaaatatttgtggtCAAATCGGTATCTTTattgaacaatatttgtttaaatgcAGGATTTCTAGAATACAAAAGAATTCTAGTAGTAGACACCAAAATCTGCAAGttcacttgtcttaggcctaaaaTTAGTTATGCCTTCATATTACCTCATAttcaatagaaatatattaactctgatttgtgtatattttttgctttagtttactTAGGGTTAAACCTTGCATTACTTGAGACTAACATTGGCTCTTCATGAATACcatgaaaacaaattttcataTCAACTTATAACTTTCAGTTAATCTTATCCTTTTGTTAGTCACACACTATCAAGGAATATTCTCCTTTGATATTTTTGTATCTTCCCATGGATGATGAtgtcttttttctctctctctatttaatccgagggtcgtgggttcgcgcccgcgtcgcgctaaacatgctcgcactcccagccgtgggggtgtataatgtgacggtcaatcccactattcgttggtaaagagtagcccaagagttggcggtgggtggtgatgactagctgccttccctctagtcttacactgctaaattagggacggctagcacagatagccctcgagtagctttgtgcgaaatttccaaacaaacaaactctctctaTTAATAAGTTCTTAGGTTTTATCAGCTGTGTAAAGATTTAGAACCTGACCTTTTTTTGGTAACAGTAACTAACTGATGTGTATGGCAAATGAAGTTTACAAAACTTGACCTTATCTGAGTATGTATTGACTAATTTTCAAGTTCATGCACATACACTGACTATACTGCCTTGTGAACATTCCTCAAAAGAACTGGGTTATCTTTCAAgaagttatttattacaaagtagaAGAATGAAGACTTATAAAAGGAGCCTGAAAGTTAGCTTCATGTTTATCAAAAGAAAAGTTTCTAATCACTTTTAACTTTTTAGAATgctaaacttttgtttctttttgttgtttttgcctTTAACTATAGGGCAACAAATTAATGTATGTAATTATATGTATCCTGCTCCTTAACTTATTCAGTTGAGTAAGTTGAGCAGTCACAAATAAGCTGCCTAACTCCTGCAGCTAGTGTCTGTCCAATCTGTACACACATTTTGGTATGAATTTAGTGCTCCCCTCCTATCACAGGCACTACATCAATAGCCTAACAGTAGAGCTGATGTGAGCATGAGGTATGGTCTGAACATGCAATCTGGGTTGGTCATTCGACCTCTCGTGTTTAAGTAACTGGATGATCATCTTCTCATTCTGCCTATCCATTCAACATGTAAGGATCATTTAACTCTTTCCTTTTCGAAGGGAAAGAGTATACCCTGAAATAGATGAGATGTGGGCTCCCACACGTGTGTGCCACTCCTGTCACACTTCATGTGTTTTCTGAAGGGAACTTCTCTGACTCATCAAGTTGCCCTTCCAGTACTTAAATGTGGGATCCTAGATTGTGTATTGTATGTATTGTCTTCACACCTTAGGATTCCTTATTTCATTAAGTGTGTCACTCTGCTTGGTAGAGAGCTTTTGCTGCATAATGTCATCCTACAATAGTGTAATTTCCCAGAAATATATCATGAGATTGTCAAAATTGACTGAAAACTGGTGGCATGTAAATCTCTAAGGTTAGGTTTGGAAAAATAACTGTATGAAAGgtaagtatttattataaatacattttcacataAGAAAATTGTAACTTTATTCTTCGAGATGTGTGCAAGTAAGTGCACTTGTTATGACTTGTTTAGAGTTGCATCCAAATTTAATGAAGTTACTTCACCATCAGTGTATGTCAATAAACTTGGCAGTAAAacgtagttaataaatcaaattctaacaagtttctaatttatattatgtAAGTTTAATTTCAAAGTGAAATATCTGAAGAGGTTTTAAGTCTTCATTTCTATACATCATGTAGCAGTTTTTCACTCTGAAGAGTCCTATTAAATATTCTTtccaaaaataaatgtcagaTCCTCTGTTTCCTACAgcattaaacaataaaaagtgaAGATTTTAATTTCCAATTTGCttatagaagaaataaattttggtATAAAAGTGTAAACATTGAAATTGTAAATTTAGATAATAAAAtgcaaattaaaaacattaaaaagaatagATTTTACAAATTAGCATAAACATGAGAAAGTAATTCAATAATTGGTTTCAGTGATTTGCAACttgttaaaattaacatgttaactgTAAGAGTGTGAAACTGCTTATGATAAGTAACTACTTTTCTGCTAGAGTATTCTATCATTcccaaaagaaacaaaagacaATTGAGATTGTGTGAGAGTAATAGGAAGTTAGTCTAATGTGAATTCATATAATGATAAggtagagtaaatattttaaaatttcatttgtggtaaattttaagatatttttcatgtttatattgaAAATGCTTACCTTTTACCCAGCCATATTTATAGTTTGTGTCTATAATTATCCAATGTTTACTAAACGTTGTGCAAGGGAAACATCAACCACATTAAAAACTGGCAGTGTAGTTTCAGTGTTCAAAATCATAAAACCTATACCTGAGGGATTGTTCTTTCAAATTAAAAGGTTTCACAAGAACTTCCATATTTTATTATGTGCTAGCCACCGAAGTTACGTTTTCATACACAAAGATAACAAAAGTGGTGGATCTCATTTATATCACTAAAACAAAATGTCCATTCTATTGGTATGAAGATGCCCCTAAACAACTATTTAGTTTTCTTTGTGGAATGTAGTGATTTCTTTAAGACTCCTTGAGAAGGTTGTTTGGAAGCATCAAAAGGAATAGATGGGCTGTTTCTTACATTTTGTAAGTATTCTCCAGGATCTGAAACACAAACAATGTGTATTCTTTATCATGTAAGTAAAAGGAAAAATTTACAGTACTTCTATACTAACTATTAGTGAAAAGTTACAATCTTAACCAAAGCTGTTCTATTTACAAAGCTCAGCTGTATAATTTTCATTGCATAAGGCTATGATAGCCAAAGCACACCATTCCTCACTGCAGTTTTTCCACAAGTGATCGAGGATAGCAATATCTAGGCCATCATTAACAATCCAATTGCAACCTGGCAATTGTATGTTTTTTGTATGAAAAAGTATTAACACCTGATTCTTAATCTCAAGCTGTGTGAGGTACAATTAAAAGTTTTCTCTTGGTATACAAATAACTGAGGTAGCTTCATTTCCACATCAAGATCCTTTTTATGTTGTATACCATTATATAAGAGACAAGAGGAAGGCTTTTGCATTCATAAATTATCATTTTCTACAACATGCTTGATGCCCAAAGTCTGATATTCCTGTTTTCTAATGCCATTAACTACAAAGGACATCCTAACCTGAAAAATTTCAAGTTTCTGATCTAAGGATATAAATATGTTCGAAAAGGCTGTCATATGGCTTTCTCAAAACAGTGAACTTTCCAGTAGCATCACGAGGATGTAGTTACCCTTCTTCTTTGACTACATACTGGCTGTGGTTGGAATGTGACTTTTAAATTTCCATATAAAAAACTGGTTTACTACAACAATCAACCCGTCAGTACCACTCAGAGGAACACGTATttagtaaacaaaattttatatttgcataaaaataattgtatttaaagttaagtaaCTTTATCCCTAGGCCTTATCCATCTATTAACAGCTAATATAAGCTGTTCTTTACATTTGTGTGTTTTAGAAATTCTAAACAAGTAAAAGCAGAAGCAAGAATAATCTTCCAAATATAGTTTATGGAAGGAAGATTTAGTTTGAAACATTGTTTCAAAGTAAAGAATCATAAGCTCTTTGTAACCTGAGTTGTAATGCATCCAGCTAAGCTACAATTATTTAATGCAGTGTTTAATTTGTTACAAATCATTCCTATAATATTTTCTCTCATCTTCAGACATGTTGCAAGAAGTACAGAAACCACTTGATATAGGAAAAAAATACTGAGGTTTTATCCATTGTTTAAACTTAAACAATGTTGCAACCATACTTAATGAATTCACTCGCATTACTTTAAATCTTGTCCTTCTGCTTTACTAAAGTAACAGAATAAAACGTGGTTGTAAACTCAATTCAGCTGATTTCTGCTGTATTCAACAGCTAATAAATTACACTTttcagaaacaaaccaacagatacatataaaaaattaatatacacactaatgataaAGTTTCAATCCTgagagaaaagaaaatgtttttacaacTAAACAGCAGTGTCTGAACTTTAGTTCCTCTGAATTAGTCCTCTTACAATAACTTTAGACAAACTTGTTGAAAAATGTGAAATTCAGAAAGATAAAGTTTGCTTTAAATATAAATCTTagcaatacatttttaaaatactctTGTATAAATGAGCAGTGCAATTGTTTTAAACTACCTCTAACAGtaaatttcataacacttgtgtaATATAATGATGTATATCAAAAATCCCTCAGCCTATCAGCTATTCATACAACAATGAAAATCATATACTTTCACATgagactttttaaaaaaaaaaaaaaaaaaactcttgctAATGAACTAAAAATTGTTAGTGGAAGTGTTAACTCTAAAAGATCGAGTAATTTAGGCGAATCTAAAATGTTCATCATTCTCACATGTTACTATTACTTCCATGTTGGTCAAAATCATCAAAGATGCTATGTAGTTTTCTAATTTgaacaataacttttattttcattatttaaagcaAGAtaccaaacaaatttattttatttcctaatGATGGAAAACCTTCACTTATTAAATCAATACACTTTCAAGCTAAAACAAAGAATCCTTGGAGCTATTAATACAATGCTAACTAATcctatattcaaacattttatagaTTAATTATTATTCGTGTAGATAACGCTcagattttattacaaaattaatatgtttaattcagTAAACTACTTTAATTTTAGACTGGGTATTTAGCTAATAAACACAGCCTGCAAATAATTCTAAAGTACTTTTACACCCATCAATTTAGCAAAgaacaatttatataaaattcagATCAACAATCCAATTATTTCCATACAAATTGGTTTATGAAATTTAAGAGAAATAACTACAGATATCTAACTTTCTTTAACCGTTCCTCAAGTCtcagaaaacaaatttaaaaaactataaaggtAACTGTAAAATATACACAAAGCTTAAAATGTTAAGAGATAATTATCACAATGCAATTTGTAGGGTAACTACCCAAACCATGGGTAACAAAGAACTTGTTTCAACTACTTTAAAAACTAGAACCAGGAAAAAATGATCATACTcgataaactaaaagaaaatgcGAGATAGTGAAAAgaaggtattttttaaaatacgtgTAAAAGTCTTCCATTACTTATCTGCTAACCCATACAACAATTCTTCTAAAATTACGTAATCCCGTGAAATTCTAACAAGTTTATATAAAACGAATGTTAACAATCCTGTACGAGTAAAAATGGCTCACTGAAAGCTGTAGACCTTTACCGTATTAATTAACAATCAGAACAAGCTACCTActtaagaacaaaactaaaaaaaccaAACTTGTAAAGAATACAGTTGATTAGatgtactttattatatataaaagataaaatatactgtttcatCAGTTGAGTATCCTGCTCTGAACAATGTATGTGAACATAAACCCAATCCTGCATCTTAAGATGTTAGGAGATTTAATAGTCCCACATACATATAttctaataacaaagaaaaacaatctcTCATAATAACACTATATACTCTAAACATACTAACCAATACTGATTGTAAAGTTTCAATAAACACTCACCTTGAGCTTTATTTCTAGATAGAAGAAAGTTCACTTTTTTACCATCTCTATGAATATGCTTCAGTTTTGATGCTTTACTTAGTTTCTGAAATAGCATACAACAAAGATTGTAATACAAACTTTCTATTGCAATGATACAGTAGAAGTAAATATTCAACTCAACCATAATTTAagaattttagaaaattttcCTATCGCAagtattcttttagtatttaaaacattataatgaaactAAAAAGAAGGCATGAAACAATACTCTTGGATTTTAGCATTAATGTAGCAGAACTATTACAGCTCAAAAGCTATTGATATTTATAATGAGAAtcattttcttgaaaaaaaattacCCAATCCAGTTTTTCTCAAGTTTAAACTAGATTTTTTTGGAGATATGTATTGGCTATAAAGAAGGCACCTTTTAGAACTGAGGCTGAGAAAATTCATCACTGCATCACAAGCTTAACAGTCAATAATAAGAAACACAAAAGTTTCCAAATGACACACAGACATATTCAGGAACCATTTGTAACCACCTCGGTAGATATTATACAGTAAACTGAGTACAATATTCAGCTTatagctgctttcaaagtgttcctgCTGCTGATTATTGTGATGTTTCAACTTTCCCTACCAAAGTGCAAGTGAAACCATTCTTATCTCAATTGAAAGCTAATCATACATAGGTGATAGTAGAAACACAAAAAGTTGGCAATTGCTTTGATTAATGATGCTGAAAATGTAGCTGTATTGATATATACTAAATTTAATCTCAGTGGGTAGGCCTTATTACTAAGTAGTATGAAGGCTTCAGGATGCTGTACTTCATTTCAAAGTTtatcaattaataaataaaaatgttttgaaagaatGTCCAAACCACTCTCTCTAGGAGTTTCTGGattgaacttttaatatttaacaaactgtaGTGTAAAGACACCCCTTAGCTCCTAAAGgatgttaaaaattaaacattaaagtcTCAGGTAAGTGTTTGTATAACAAATCACTCAAATGGCATAGtgcataataaaagttttaaacttataaaaaaatacaataactagaaCATCTCAACCAGATATTTATATGGTATCCCATTACTCACACAGTTCAATAACCattattttttgctttattttttaatgtctTCATGAGAAATGACAGTACAAAATAAAGCAATGAGTTTGCTTACGTggtatgaaaagtaaataagttttatttaacacGCATGTCTGATCTGTATCTAATCAAAGGAATATGGTAACAATATATTACATCATGTTAGTATAACAAGAATTGGGGGAAAAAGAAAGGCAAGATAGCTTCTTCCACATCCAGAATGTTAATTCAAAATATACTCTATGTGTTACATTTATGCAATAACTCAACACATGCACACTGACATGGAGATGGCTCCAACATAAATATTCAAGTGCCTCTCACACTTGAGTAaagaaactaattatattctcTACTGAAAACTAAAGTATGTAAGTAGACACACATTCAATATAGGATTTATACAAATTATTCTCTATTAGAATATATTAAGTGATTGAAatatggggaaaaaaaaaaatacctaggcggatatacatacatacatacatacatatagacacatacacacacgtgtgtgtgtgtgtaaaaaaatatgtGGGAATtaaaaaatgacttaaaaatgaGTTTTAAAGACGTGTTGTATATTAATTGTTGTATCTTAACTCTAGCCAGCATTAAGGTTTCTCCAATGAAACctgaaaacaaacttaaacactACACACAACTGCTGACATTTATTCATACTGAATTACAATAAGTTCACTATTTTTTTCTTAggaaaataactgaaacaaagaaaaaattattgtatatttacatcTATTTCCACATTATTACAACAGCATTAGATAGGCCAGGaataacacagtaaaacaaatCTTGATGAGGCTTAGGAGATTACacataaactaatgaaaaatttaataatttgcaATCTAAATATTACTTGTGTACTTAAAAGTATGACTCAAACATTCTGAAGACAGAAATTTTAAGTGCAGTAGACCTAGAGTTTTAACTAGTCAAAATTACTGTAACCAATCAACTAtatggtaataaataataataatacacttatgAAGGTATCTAATCTGTAACATAACAAAAGGTGGCAGTAAATATCATCTATTTTGGGtgacatttctttaaaatttcagaACTGGGTTGTTATACTATTGAACATTATCTTTCTCATTTTTaacgaaaaaataaacatttctgaaattgATATTTGACAAAAAGTGAATTACCTGtggcttgttttttttaactttattgacCGCTGTTCTGAAAAATACTGAATGTTtaggaaagttttttttaaatcttgcaAATGGACAAGGTGCACTAACAGAATTAATTTCTGGTGTTGAGTcttcattagtttgtttttcttctttatccCTTAGAATAACTTTATTCAATGTTTGAGTTTCCCAGATGGTTGAAGGACTATTGTCTGGAACATAACTTGATTCTAAAAGTCTTGCTTTAGAGTGTGTTGATTTCCCAAAATCTTCTATCTTGGATTCGTAACTTCTCCAACTGTGttttttactttctgttttactttttgtaaGAAAACCATCCTCTTTACTTTTACTATGATTCAAGCTGTCATTATAATCTATGTTCTTCTGCAAAGAACTGTTAGGCAATTGTGTACAGGCGATTTTCTTTGCCTTACTATTGTGATTGTATAAATCTTGCTTTCCCACACAACCCTTCTCTGCTCTCAATTTTTTATCTCGTGTTCTTCCcttctctttctttattatttttgtgttttgaaaatttttaactAGGTTACATTTTTCAATTCCTTTAGAGATGTTTTTATGTGCAACTGTCGATTTAGCTTTATCTTCTTTACTTCCATCCATTTTTCTTTTCCTACATTTAGTTTTCAATAATGATTCTGTTTCATTCATAACAGTATCAGATAAACTTTCTTCATTACAAGTTACATTTATATTATCAGACAGCCTTTCTTCAGAAGGTATTTTGTCTTCTTCATCATCATTTCCAATTTTATCTTGTATTTGTCTTTTATTAAGTTTCTTCAAGTTTCTTTTACTGATTATCCAAGCAAAATTTTCTTTCCTAATATTTTCTTCTTCAAGTCTTAATGACCTGACAGCATTTTTAATATCCTCTTTTGTAAGGTCAAGGTCACTTCCACTGTCCTCAGGTTTCTCAAAGGGATAAATACCTTGCTCAAGGTCCCtaaatcttaaaaaaaagtttcagttaACAACTATCAAAAACTTAAATCTGCATTCTCTATCAACCTAAAAAACTTAACCAAGTTTTAAATCTCAAATATACAAGTTGAACCAAAGCTACATACATCCCAAAGTTACAACATGAAACATATCTAAATTTTTAACAaggattttcttttaataattttaactttaggccaagaaaaaaaaaaagctgaaaggGGAACAGAAATCCACtgtatataaaaagttttaaaactaaaacatcttgagcaaataatcagtgatgacaagaatgACCGgaaaaaggtcgaaatgttgttcgctcctctacataaatcttctcaacccaaaccagtcgttttacatatatatcttgaGTGAATGCACAAAACTCAAGGTGATTAAAAAGATTTTATAAAGCTCATAAAcaagaaagaaaggaaaaacaaatggaaaacattattttcaacttCAACAGCAACTTATGCATTAAATAGCTACATCAGAAATCCCCGATGATTCAAGTACAactgttcataattttgaattcCTGGTCAGGTGTAAGACAGGCAGATAACAGCACTCACCATTATATGGACTCTTTCCATCTCTTTTAACCAGATAagaggattgacagtcactttccTAATGTGTCCACAAGTTAAAGGTTCAAAATGTATTCAGCAGCATTACACCTCAAACCTTGAACCTCTTGATCCACAGCCTTGCATACAACCACTAAGCCATACTcttttatatgttataaaataattaatttttacaatcCATCTAATCTATTACCAATTTCCAGAAACTACATAACTGTGAAACAACAAAACTTACTGCTAAATACGtatttcaaacaatacagcaACCCATAAAAAGATTTCAATCCATCAATGACTCAATTCTCATAAAAGATACAAACTCCACAGAAGGTAATTCTACTTCTGAACTTTGTGCAAATTAGGTGCCTAACCCAATATTTACCTTTAAATAAATTGGTAGTTTTTCTTGGAATGTTAAAAAACAGAAACtcaaaaagattaaatatttttaaaatattgaaatccaCATAGTGTTACATTAAACATATgacagttaacattttcctaaatttaaaatgtatccaAAACCCTTctgatatttgaaatatatataaaactgtggaTAAACATGCCTTATATAAAGCCACTGTAGCCAAAGCAAGACCTCTCTCAAATACCCATGCAGTAAAATAGAATATGGTAGATACTTTAAGATAAAGAGGGTTTAAATTCCTTTTAATATACCACTGATGATAAATATTCCATTGACAAAACAGCTGTGGTTGGCCTACATAGATTTAGTTAAAGAAAAACCTTAGACGTTAAACCTTATGCCaagcaaaagaaaacaaaacttccaaGCATGAAGATCACATTTCCAAAGATCTGGATGGAGAAAGTCTGATCAAGGTTGTCTCAACAGAAACTGCCAATGTAAAAGAGAGGTGGACATTCCTAGAGATACCAAAGAAGCATAAACCACATTTGAGCTAACCAATATAATGCAACCAAGAGAACCATAGTCAGAAACTGAGGTAACAGACAAACTGGGAGAAAGGCATAGAGATGTAAACCTGTCCAGTCCTGACTCAATTCATCTACTGCCAGTGCTAGAGGATACAAGAGACCCAAACAACTACAACTGAGAAATACAAGGAGTCACAAAGGCATCAATCATTGGAGACCTACACTAATAGTAAATCCAATGATTGATGCCTTTGTGATGTAGAATCCATCAAAAGAATCTGGCAGGGTTGAGACAAGTGATCtgtaattatatttgttacttcTGTAATATTACATGCTAAAAGACTGATACAATGGGAATGAGCCCAGTAGAAAAGATTTGAGGTATGAAAACAAAGGTCTTGAGAATGTGAGTCTTGCTGACAAAACACCTGAGATACCACCATGGAATTGTTGGAAGGTatcacaatgattttttttttcccttcaagAGAAACAGACCTTGAACCAT of the Tachypleus tridentatus isolate NWPU-2018 chromosome 13, ASM421037v1, whole genome shotgun sequence genome contains:
- the Nnp-1 gene encoding ribosomal RNA processing protein 1 homolog Nnp-1 — encoded protein: MYVSSEVHFAQNLASNEKKIRGRALKKLKKWIVARSANVSSKAFTEEDLLKLWKGLFYCMWMCDKPLNQEELAREICSLIQCFCSTQLSFLFIDTFFQTISREWNGLDKFRLEKFMMFVRQMLRESFSFVCKLSWKLKQVKKLRIVLEKTVLNATCEKIPLGLKLHVADIYLQELARVADGQLPSQKTMWFLRPYCNLLATASNSILLKAVSDRVFKLIIEMSNVGVNSELDEESEQEESLDKFEEQLECDQDLPALLFDYKQVANLLLKTAKSPGIRPRNRSLMYALVAQFRDLEQGIYPFEKPEDSGSDLDLTKEDIKNAVRSLRLEEENIRKENFAWIISKRNLKKLNKRQIQDKIGNDDEEDKIPSEERLSDNINVTCNEESLSDTVMNETESLLKTKCRKRKMDGSKEDKAKSTVAHKNISKGIEKCNLVKNFQNTKIIKKEKGRTRDKKLRAEKGCVGKQDLYNHNSKAKKIACTQLPNSSLQKNIDYNDSLNHSKSKEDGFLTKSKTESKKHSWRSYESKIEDFGKSTHSKARLLESSYVPDNSPSTIWETQTLNKVILRDKEEKQTNEDSTPEINSVSAPCPFARFKKNFPKHSVFFRTAVNKVKKNKPQKLSKASKLKHIHRDGKKVNFLLSRNKAQDPGEYLQNVRNSPSIPFDASKQPSQGVLKKSLHSTKKTK